One segment of Sphingomonas morindae DNA contains the following:
- a CDS encoding ROK family transcriptional regulator, whose product MIQLEEDEKRLLRHLRRHGPLPRGRLADALGASNARLTRLSAHLIAHGLIEEATSDAPGQRGRPATPLRIAAGAGYALGATVHRGLIEVALVDYAGGLIDQAAEPFDSPDPLVFARTVRRQLHRMAERNRLLGIGVGVPGPSLSRDGSRRSTVDSLAGWRGIELAALFEEAFGHPVWIENDANAAALAEFYRGGLMQRCETAVVILLGHGIGAGIINEGRLMRGEMASAGEIGTLYPIERPRPSTLDLLATLRAAGCPVDSLIDLDERLDAYQATIDAWVARAGRQLARIMSWGLAWIDPGAFVLSSPLPRPILHRLAAAIEPRAMRIGGHRKGPPQILVSELGGLATTIGAALLPVHATLFTD is encoded by the coding sequence ATGATCCAGTTGGAAGAGGATGAGAAGCGGCTGCTGCGCCATCTGCGCCGCCATGGCCCGCTGCCCCGAGGCCGGTTGGCGGATGCGCTGGGCGCCAGCAACGCGCGGCTCACGCGGCTCTCGGCGCATCTCATCGCCCATGGCCTGATCGAGGAAGCCACGAGCGACGCGCCCGGCCAGCGCGGCCGGCCGGCGACGCCGCTGAGGATCGCCGCCGGCGCCGGCTATGCGCTGGGCGCCACCGTGCATCGCGGGCTGATCGAGGTGGCGCTGGTGGATTATGCGGGCGGACTCATCGACCAGGCCGCCGAGCCGTTCGACAGCCCCGATCCGCTCGTCTTCGCGCGGACCGTGCGACGCCAGCTGCACCGCATGGCGGAGCGCAACCGGCTGCTCGGCATCGGCGTCGGGGTGCCGGGGCCGTCCCTCTCGCGCGACGGCAGCCGCCGCTCCACCGTGGACAGCCTTGCGGGCTGGCGCGGGATCGAACTCGCCGCCCTGTTCGAGGAAGCCTTCGGCCATCCGGTGTGGATCGAGAATGACGCCAATGCGGCGGCGCTGGCGGAGTTCTACCGCGGCGGGCTGATGCAGCGCTGCGAAACGGCGGTGGTGATCCTGCTCGGCCACGGCATCGGCGCCGGCATCATCAACGAGGGCCGGCTGATGCGCGGCGAGATGGCGAGCGCGGGCGAGATCGGCACGCTCTATCCGATCGAGCGGCCGCGCCCCTCGACGCTGGACCTGCTCGCGACGCTGCGCGCCGCCGGCTGCCCGGTCGACAGCCTGATCGATCTCGACGAGCGGCTGGACGCCTATCAGGCGACGATCGACGCCTGGGTGGCGCGCGCGGGGCGGCAGCTGGCGCGGATCATGAGCTGGGGCCTGGCCTGGATCGATCCAGGCGCCTTCGTCCTCTCCAGTCCGCTGCCGCGCCCCATCCTCCACCGGCTCGCCGCCGCGATCGAGCCGCGCGCGATGCGGATCGGTGGCCATCGCAAGGGCCCGCCCCAGATCCTCGTCTCGGAGCTGGGCGGCCTCGCCACCACGATCGGCGCGGCGCTGCTGCCGGTGCACGCCACGCTCTTCACCGATTGA
- a CDS encoding fumarylacetoacetate hydrolase family protein, with protein MKFCRYGSRGAERPGLIDGEGRLRDLSALVEDITPATLAAARGADPATLPLVEGTPRLGVPVKGIGKIVAIGLNYADHAKESGLPIPTEPVMFMKALSSLTGPNDEVMLPKNSTHSDWEVELGVIIGKTCRNISEDAALDHVAGYVLVNDVSERFNQKQRGSQWSKGKGHDSFCPVGPWLVTPDEIADPQALDMRLDVNGTRMQTGNTRTMIFTLRQLIAYVSDYVTLYPGDLLITGTPPGVGEGKTPEPIFLKPGDVMELEIAGLGTQRQTVAAWHPLDDAPLA; from the coding sequence ATGAAATTCTGCCGCTACGGATCGCGTGGTGCCGAACGGCCCGGTCTGATCGACGGCGAGGGCCGGCTGCGCGATCTTTCGGCGCTGGTCGAGGACATCACCCCCGCGACGCTGGCCGCCGCGCGCGGCGCCGATCCCGCGACGCTGCCGCTGGTGGAGGGCACGCCGCGCCTGGGCGTGCCGGTGAAGGGCATCGGCAAGATCGTCGCCATCGGCCTCAACTATGCGGACCATGCCAAGGAGTCCGGCCTCCCCATTCCCACCGAGCCGGTGATGTTCATGAAGGCGCTGTCGAGCCTGACCGGGCCGAACGACGAGGTGATGCTGCCCAAGAACAGCACGCATAGCGACTGGGAAGTCGAGCTTGGCGTGATCATCGGCAAGACCTGCCGCAACATTAGCGAGGACGCGGCGCTGGATCATGTCGCGGGCTATGTGCTGGTGAACGACGTGTCGGAGCGCTTCAACCAGAAGCAGCGCGGCAGCCAGTGGAGCAAGGGCAAGGGGCATGACAGCTTCTGCCCGGTCGGCCCCTGGCTGGTGACGCCGGACGAGATCGCCGACCCGCAGGCGCTGGACATGCGGCTGGACGTCAACGGCACGCGGATGCAGACGGGCAATACCCGCACCATGATCTTCACGCTGCGCCAGCTGATCGCCTATGTGAGCGACTATGTGACGCTCTATCCCGGCGATCTGCTCATCACCGGCACGCCGCCGGGCGTCGGCGAGGGCAAGACCCCCGAGCCCATCTTCCTCAAACCGGGCGACGTGATGGAGCTGGAGATCGCGGGGCTCGGCACCCAGCGCCAGACGGTGGCCGCCTGGCACCCGCTGGACGACGCGCCGCTGGCCTGA
- the lldD gene encoding FMN-dependent L-lactate dehydrogenase LldD: MKAASALDYRALARRRLPPFLFEYIDGGSYAEVTLRRNVAELERIALRQRVLTDVSTIDLSTSLFGEAMAMPVGLGPIGLAGMNARRGERQAVRAAEAAAIPFALSTVSCCPLAEVAAAATRPFWFQLYMIRDRGFMESLLDAARAAGCTTLIFTVDMPLPGARYRDVHSGLAGAPGLRGDLRRVWQGVTHPRWAWDVGVRGRPHQLGNVAPVLGRDSGLEDFLGWMKANFDPSVTWRDLEFIRARWDGPLLIKGILDAEDARAAVALGADGIIVSNHGGRQLDGVPATVTALPAIVEAVAGRIAVLADGGVRSGLDVVRMLALGAQAVLLGRAWVYALAAAGEAGVAHMLRIIEAEMRIAMALTGRTRIADIDRTCLVEG; encoded by the coding sequence ATGAAGGCCGCCTCGGCGCTGGATTATCGGGCGCTCGCCCGGCGCCGCCTGCCGCCCTTCCTGTTCGAATATATCGATGGCGGCTCCTATGCCGAGGTGACGCTGCGGCGGAACGTGGCCGAGCTGGAGCGGATCGCGCTGCGCCAGCGCGTGCTCACCGATGTCTCGACGATCGATCTCTCCACCAGCCTGTTCGGCGAGGCGATGGCGATGCCCGTCGGGCTCGGGCCGATCGGCCTGGCGGGGATGAACGCGCGGCGCGGCGAGCGCCAGGCGGTGCGCGCGGCCGAGGCGGCGGCCATCCCTTTCGCGCTCTCCACCGTCTCCTGCTGCCCGCTGGCCGAGGTCGCCGCCGCCGCGACGCGGCCCTTCTGGTTCCAGCTCTACATGATCCGCGATCGCGGCTTCATGGAGAGCCTGCTCGACGCGGCGCGGGCGGCGGGCTGCACCACGCTGATCTTCACCGTCGACATGCCGCTGCCCGGCGCGCGCTATCGCGACGTGCATTCGGGGCTTGCCGGCGCGCCCGGGCTGCGGGGCGATCTGCGCCGCGTCTGGCAGGGCGTCACCCATCCGCGCTGGGCCTGGGATGTCGGCGTGCGCGGCCGGCCGCACCAGCTCGGCAATGTCGCGCCGGTGCTCGGCCGCGATAGCGGGCTCGAGGATTTCCTCGGCTGGATGAAGGCCAATTTCGATCCCTCGGTGACCTGGCGCGATCTGGAGTTCATCCGCGCGCGCTGGGACGGGCCGCTGCTCATCAAGGGCATTCTGGATGCCGAGGATGCACGCGCGGCGGTGGCGCTGGGGGCGGACGGGATCATCGTCTCCAACCATGGCGGCCGCCAGCTTGATGGCGTGCCCGCCACCGTCACCGCGCTGCCGGCGATCGTCGAGGCGGTGGCCGGGCGGATCGCGGTGCTGGCGGATGGCGGGGTGCGTTCGGGGCTGGACGTGGTGCGCATGCTCGCGCTCGGCGCGCAGGCGGTGCTGCTCGGGCGCGCCTGGGTCTATGCGCTGGCGGCGGCGGGCGAGGCGGGGGTCGCGCATATGCTGCGCATCATCGAGGCGGAGATGCGCATCGCCATGGCGCTGACCGGGCGCACGCGCATCGCCGATATCGATCGCACCTGCCTGGTGGAAGGCTGA
- a CDS encoding amidohydrolase family protein: MLIDAHLHLWSLGHAWHAWPTAALPRIHRDVTADEAQACLAAHGVEAAVLVQAQPSRAETDWLAGLAARLPWIAGVVGWEDLAAPDAPARIAARAADPWIKGLRPMMQDLAPDWMLQPALAPAFAAMAAHGLVLDALIRPAHLPALAELAARHPDLAIVIDHGAKPDIAGRAYAGWADDMARLAAQPQLACKLSGLVTEAAADWRTADLAEPVGHLYALFGPDRLLWGSDWPVLLLAGDYGGWLAAARALIPEPARAAVFGGTAARLYRLG, translated from the coding sequence GTGCTGATCGACGCGCATCTCCATCTCTGGTCGCTCGGCCATGCCTGGCACGCCTGGCCGACGGCGGCGCTGCCGCGCATCCATCGCGATGTGACGGCGGACGAGGCGCAGGCCTGCCTCGCCGCGCATGGCGTGGAGGCGGCCGTGCTCGTCCAGGCCCAGCCGAGCCGCGCCGAAACCGACTGGCTGGCCGGGCTGGCCGCGCGCCTGCCCTGGATCGCCGGGGTGGTGGGCTGGGAGGATCTCGCCGCCCCGGACGCGCCCGCGCGCATCGCCGCGCGCGCGGCCGACCCGTGGATCAAGGGTCTGCGGCCGATGATGCAGGATCTCGCGCCGGACTGGATGCTCCAGCCCGCGCTGGCGCCGGCTTTCGCGGCGATGGCCGCGCACGGGCTGGTGCTGGATGCGCTGATCCGCCCGGCCCATCTGCCGGCGCTGGCCGAACTGGCGGCGCGCCACCCCGATCTCGCCATCGTCATCGATCATGGCGCCAAGCCCGACATTGCGGGCCGCGCCTATGCCGGCTGGGCGGACGACATGGCGCGGTTGGCCGCCCAGCCGCAGCTCGCCTGCAAGCTTTCGGGGCTCGTCACCGAGGCGGCGGCGGATTGGCGCACCGCCGATCTGGCCGAGCCGGTCGGGCATCTGTACGCGCTGTTCGGCCCGGACCGGCTGCTCTGGGGCAGCGACTGGCCGGTGCTGCTGCTCGCGGGCGACTATGGCGGCTGGCTGGCCGCGGCGCGCGCGCTGATCCCGGAGCCGGCGCGCGCGGCGGTGTTCGGCGGCACCGCCGCGCGCCTCTACCGGCTCGGCTGA
- the poxB gene encoding ubiquinone-dependent pyruvate dehydrogenase gives MARYLVADQIADTLHALGVRRIYGVVGDSLNGLTDALRRKGQIEWIHVRNEEAAAFAAGAEAHLTGSIAVCAGSCGPGNLHLINGLYDCHRSRVPVLAIAAHIPTAELGSGYFQETDPNHLFAQCSHYVGPVATVSQIGRTLDIALREAIGKRGVSVVVIPGDVALAETEPRSETRWIAPAAPVVRPAEPELDALAALLAGGKKVAMLCGAGCAGAHDEIVALADRLKAPVIHAMRGKEHVEYDNPFDVGMTGLIGFSSGYHAMMACDTLLMLGTDFPYRQFYPTEAKVAQVDLRPENLGRRTRLDLGLVGDVKATVAALLPRLRPNEDRAFLDKALDHYRKARGELDALATGTPGRRPIHPQYLAHVLDEVAADDAIFTVDVGTPVVWAARYLRMNGRRRLLGSFTHGSMANALPQAIGAQAAHPGRQVISFSGDGGFAMLMGEFLTLTQMRLPVKLVVLNNGTLGFVELEMKAGGFLDTGTALTNPDFAAMARAAGVHGTRVEDPADLAPALRAALAHDGPALVDVVTNRMELAMPPKTTLDQAKGFGIYMAKAIMNHRGDEIVELAHSNLWR, from the coding sequence ATGGCCCGATATTTGGTAGCCGATCAGATCGCCGACACGCTGCACGCGCTGGGCGTGCGCCGCATCTACGGGGTGGTGGGCGATTCGCTGAACGGCCTCACCGACGCGCTGCGGCGCAAGGGCCAGATCGAGTGGATCCATGTCCGCAACGAGGAGGCGGCCGCCTTCGCCGCCGGTGCCGAGGCGCATCTCACCGGCAGCATCGCCGTTTGCGCGGGCAGTTGCGGGCCGGGCAATCTCCACCTCATCAACGGCCTCTATGATTGCCATCGCAGCCGCGTGCCGGTGCTGGCGATCGCCGCCCATATCCCCACCGCCGAGCTGGGCAGCGGCTATTTCCAGGAGACCGATCCCAACCACCTGTTCGCGCAATGCAGCCATTATGTCGGCCCGGTCGCCACCGTGTCGCAGATCGGCCGCACGCTCGACATCGCGCTCCGCGAGGCGATCGGCAAGCGCGGCGTGTCGGTGGTGGTGATCCCCGGCGATGTCGCGCTGGCCGAAACCGAGCCGCGTAGCGAGACGCGCTGGATCGCCCCCGCCGCGCCGGTGGTGCGCCCCGCCGAGCCCGAGCTGGACGCGCTCGCCGCGCTGCTCGCGGGGGGCAAGAAGGTGGCGATGCTGTGCGGCGCGGGGTGCGCGGGCGCGCATGACGAGATCGTCGCCCTGGCGGACCGGCTGAAGGCGCCGGTGATCCATGCCATGCGCGGCAAGGAGCATGTCGAATACGACAATCCCTTCGATGTCGGCATGACCGGGCTGATCGGCTTTTCCTCCGGCTACCACGCGATGATGGCGTGCGACACGCTGCTGATGCTGGGCACGGACTTCCCCTATCGCCAATTCTACCCGACCGAGGCCAAGGTGGCGCAGGTCGATCTGCGGCCCGAAAATCTCGGCCGGCGCACGCGGCTGGACCTGGGTCTGGTGGGCGACGTCAAGGCGACGGTGGCGGCGCTGTTGCCGCGCCTGCGCCCGAACGAGGATCGCGCCTTTCTCGACAAGGCGCTCGACCATTACCGCAAGGCGCGGGGCGAGCTGGACGCGCTCGCCACGGGCACGCCGGGGCGGCGGCCGATCCACCCGCAATATCTGGCCCATGTGCTGGACGAGGTGGCCGCCGACGACGCCATCTTCACCGTCGATGTGGGCACGCCCGTGGTGTGGGCGGCGCGCTATCTGCGCATGAACGGTCGTCGCCGGCTGCTGGGCTCCTTCACCCATGGCTCGATGGCCAACGCGCTGCCGCAGGCGATCGGCGCGCAGGCGGCGCACCCCGGGCGGCAGGTGATCTCTTTCTCGGGCGATGGCGGCTTCGCCATGCTGATGGGCGAGTTCCTCACCCTCACCCAGATGCGGCTGCCGGTGAAGCTGGTGGTGCTGAACAATGGCACGCTCGGCTTTGTCGAGCTGGAGATGAAGGCGGGCGGCTTTCTGGATACGGGCACGGCGCTCACCAATCCCGATTTCGCCGCCATGGCGCGGGCCGCGGGCGTGCATGGAACGCGGGTGGAGGATCCCGCCGATCTCGCCCCCGCGCTGCGCGCCGCGCTGGCGCATGACGGGCCGGCGCTGGTCGATGTCGTCACCAACCGCATGGAGCTGGCGATGCCGCCCAAGACGACGCTCGATCAGGCCAAGGGCTTCGGCATCTACATGGCCAAGGCGATCATGAACCATCGCGGCGACGAGATCGTCGAGCTGGCGCACAGCAATCTCTGGCGGTGA
- a CDS encoding alpha-L-fucosidase: MIGRRDLMTAAALAPALAGAARAVAPGAAGPFTADWGSLAAGYRVPDWFRDVKFGIWSHWSAQCVPEFGDWYGRLMYIQGHPFYEHHLRTYGHPSRTGFMEIENLWKAEHWEPEHLIGLYKKAGARYFTSLACHHDNLDTFDSRHHAWNTLRVGPKRDIVGTWEKLARAEGLRFCVSNHSSHSWHWYQTAYGYDTHGPEAGRRYDAFGLRADQGRGQWWDGLDPQALYNGPYFVPPAGLTSEKAMNAWHDARDGQWIEYAPPGARGVAYVAKWLARQQDLVGRYRPDMVYLDDFQLPFGTVGLEAVAHYYNSAVAWHGTPDVVITAKQLTAFQRAGMVEDLERGFAADIKAEPWQTCTCIGNWHYDRALFERHGYKSAKTVVQRLCDVVSKNGNLLLSIPMRADGTIDTDEEAILADLARWFAINGEGIYGTRPWRVFGEGPTVPPAGMFSEDAIKPFTARDLRITAGRGGLNLFLLEWPQAETVIACLGRRGTGGGVIERVTLNGGGAIPFVQDEAALRLTLPAAPAGGFVPGLRIEGRGLA; this comes from the coding sequence ATGATCGGACGACGCGACCTGATGACCGCGGCGGCGCTCGCGCCCGCGCTGGCCGGCGCGGCGCGCGCGGTGGCCCCCGGCGCGGCCGGCCCCTTCACCGCCGACTGGGGCTCGCTAGCGGCCGGCTATCGCGTGCCCGACTGGTTCCGCGACGTAAAGTTCGGCATCTGGTCGCACTGGTCCGCGCAATGCGTGCCCGAATTCGGCGACTGGTATGGCCGGCTCATGTATATCCAGGGCCATCCCTTCTACGAGCATCATCTGCGCACCTATGGCCATCCCTCGCGCACGGGCTTCATGGAGATCGAGAATCTCTGGAAGGCCGAGCATTGGGAGCCGGAGCATCTGATCGGCCTCTACAAGAAGGCGGGCGCGCGCTATTTCACCAGCCTCGCCTGCCATCACGACAATCTCGACACGTTCGACAGCCGCCACCACGCCTGGAACACGCTGCGGGTGGGGCCGAAGCGCGATATCGTCGGCACCTGGGAGAAGCTGGCCCGCGCCGAGGGGCTGCGCTTCTGCGTGTCCAACCACAGCTCGCACAGCTGGCACTGGTACCAGACCGCCTATGGCTATGACACGCACGGGCCCGAGGCGGGGCGGCGCTACGATGCCTTCGGGCTCCGCGCGGATCAGGGCCGGGGCCAATGGTGGGACGGGCTCGATCCCCAGGCGCTCTATAACGGCCCCTATTTCGTGCCGCCCGCCGGCCTGACCAGCGAGAAGGCGATGAACGCGTGGCACGATGCCCGCGACGGCCAGTGGATCGAATATGCGCCGCCCGGCGCGCGCGGCGTGGCCTATGTCGCCAAATGGCTGGCGCGGCAGCAGGATCTTGTCGGCCGCTACCGGCCGGACATGGTCTATCTGGATGATTTCCAGCTGCCTTTCGGCACCGTCGGGCTGGAGGCGGTGGCGCATTATTATAACAGCGCGGTGGCGTGGCACGGCACGCCCGACGTGGTGATCACCGCCAAGCAGCTCACCGCCTTCCAGCGGGCCGGCATGGTCGAGGATCTGGAGCGCGGCTTCGCCGCCGACATCAAGGCCGAGCCGTGGCAGACCTGCACCTGCATCGGCAACTGGCATTATGATCGCGCGCTGTTCGAGCGGCACGGCTATAAGAGCGCCAAGACGGTGGTGCAGCGGCTGTGCGATGTCGTGTCCAAGAACGGCAATCTGCTGCTCAGCATCCCGATGCGCGCCGATGGCACGATCGACACCGACGAGGAGGCGATCCTCGCCGATCTCGCGCGCTGGTTCGCGATCAACGGCGAAGGCATTTACGGCACCCGGCCCTGGCGGGTCTTCGGCGAGGGGCCGACGGTGCCGCCCGCCGGCATGTTCAGCGAGGATGCGATCAAGCCCTTCACCGCGCGCGACCTGCGCATCACGGCGGGGCGTGGCGGGCTGAACCTCTTCCTGCTGGAATGGCCGCAGGCGGAAACGGTGATCGCCTGCCTCGGCCGGCGCGGCACGGGCGGCGGGGTGATCGAGCGGGTGACGCTGAACGGGGGCGGCGCCATTCCCTTCGTGCAGGACGAGGCCGCGCTCCGGCTGACGCTGCCCGCCGCGCCCGCAGGCGGCTTCGTGCCCGGCCTGCGGATCGAGGGCCGCGGGCTCGCCTGA
- a CDS encoding L-rhamnose mutarotase yields MAATTPHRHVLLLDLVEDADAIARYEAWHAAGAVPAAVVRSIRAADITAMDIYRRGTRLVMVMETGPRFDPAAKAAADRANPDVRAWETLMDGMQRPLGDAEPGVKWQATTRIFSLAEQPGETGDQP; encoded by the coding sequence ATGGCCGCCACCACGCCGCACCGCCATGTGCTGCTGCTCGATCTGGTCGAGGATGCGGACGCCATCGCGCGCTACGAGGCGTGGCACGCCGCCGGCGCGGTGCCGGCCGCGGTGGTGCGCAGCATCCGCGCGGCGGACATCACCGCCATGGACATTTACCGGCGCGGCACGCGGCTGGTGATGGTGATGGAGACGGGGCCGCGCTTCGATCCCGCCGCCAAGGCGGCCGCCGATCGGGCCAACCCCGATGTGCGCGCCTGGGAGACGCTGATGGATGGCATGCAGCGCCCGCTCGGCGATGCGGAGCCGGGCGTGAAGTGGCAGGCGACCACGCGCATCTTCAGCCTGGCGGAACAGCCCGGCGAGACGGGAGACCAGCCATGA
- a CDS encoding TonB-dependent receptor codes for MNTVWMRAGCAVLALTAAATQAQAQAQGSAPEAGDAAAAPSAARDTPGTAGAAPGDIIVTGSARAQRRFDVSYAVNSLGQNDVQKLAPINFADLLGQLPGFQVESTGGEVQNIYRLRGLPSDGGLVTFQQDGLPLFHENDGNFFRGDDLNRFDLMTDRIEVVRGGPAPVYASYAAAIVNSITVSGTDTPRGKAQITLGDTGLYRLDAYQAGPLGGDTYYAIGGFIRQHDGYRDNGFPNDRGGQIRANIRHQFSNGSLRITANYLNDHNVFYLPIPTADPRDPSRSLNPYINYFDGTLNSPALRDATIKYRDGAGVLQSRQADLANGRHTEYGNIGLQYDIDLDGWKIAVKGGYTKGRLHFNAFYSTSNPVDATSFAASYLTAARAAFGAGVTRLGYAIAGGGAAYDPASASGLVLSGQFRDVSSRFYSGQGDISVTRSAVTGFGTHDLRVGLYASAYGESNFAAYQDYLIELAGKPRTLDLIAYGAGGQALGRVTDNGVLRYTTTLNQGDTDATMIAFYANDSWEVVRGLRIDAGIRHERYSFKGYALPTTQLNLGDPTTLADDTTRAFTGQVINAKLKPDITNWTAGVNYDLTRHLGIYGRASHLETPPSTQVTYTIAPTILTTKANQYEVGLKAAFGRSYLYLIGFYTKYDPLNASFVAFNPTTGRNDQSVPFIGQASIKGVEIDGNVQLTRGLSITGALTLSDPKYKNLANSAGADPSAVNGNQIVREPKIYGNVRPSYSFALGANRIEIYGRYDYMGKRYVDLFNNTALPAFGTVGAGVTARRGGWQLQIVGDNLFDAHGLTEGNTRTDQLSGQGSANAIYGRPIFGRNLRFVLGYAW; via the coding sequence ATGAACACGGTCTGGATGCGGGCGGGATGCGCGGTGCTGGCGCTGACGGCGGCGGCGACGCAGGCGCAGGCGCAGGCGCAGGGGAGCGCCCCCGAAGCCGGCGACGCGGCGGCGGCGCCCAGCGCCGCGCGCGACACGCCGGGCACCGCCGGTGCCGCGCCGGGCGACATCATCGTCACCGGCTCGGCGCGCGCGCAGCGCCGCTTCGATGTCTCCTATGCGGTCAATTCGCTGGGGCAGAACGACGTCCAGAAGCTGGCCCCGATCAACTTCGCCGATCTGCTCGGCCAGCTGCCCGGCTTCCAGGTGGAATCGACCGGCGGCGAGGTGCAGAACATCTATCGCCTCCGTGGCCTGCCGAGCGATGGCGGCCTCGTCACCTTCCAGCAGGACGGCCTGCCGCTGTTCCACGAGAATGACGGCAATTTCTTCCGGGGCGACGATCTCAACCGCTTCGACCTGATGACCGACCGGATCGAGGTGGTGCGCGGCGGCCCGGCGCCGGTCTATGCCAGCTATGCGGCGGCGATCGTCAACTCCATCACCGTCAGCGGCACCGATACGCCGCGCGGCAAGGCGCAGATCACGCTCGGCGATACCGGCCTCTACCGGCTCGATGCCTATCAGGCCGGCCCGCTCGGCGGGGATACCTATTATGCGATCGGCGGCTTCATCCGCCAGCATGACGGCTATCGCGACAATGGCTTCCCCAATGATCGCGGCGGGCAGATCCGCGCCAATATCCGCCATCAGTTCAGCAATGGCTCGCTCCGGATCACGGCGAACTACCTAAACGATCACAACGTCTTCTATCTGCCGATCCCGACCGCGGATCCGCGCGACCCGAGCCGCTCGCTCAATCCCTACATCAACTATTTCGACGGCACGCTGAACAGCCCGGCGCTGCGCGACGCGACGATCAAATATCGCGACGGCGCCGGCGTGCTGCAGAGCCGTCAGGCCGATCTCGCCAATGGCCGCCACACCGAATATGGCAATATCGGGCTGCAATATGATATCGATCTGGATGGCTGGAAGATCGCGGTGAAGGGCGGCTACACCAAGGGCCGGCTGCACTTCAACGCCTTCTACTCCACCTCCAACCCGGTCGACGCGACGAGCTTTGCCGCCTCCTATCTCACCGCCGCCCGCGCCGCCTTCGGCGCCGGCGTCACGCGGCTCGGCTATGCCATCGCCGGGGGCGGCGCCGCCTATGATCCGGCCAGCGCCTCGGGGCTGGTCCTGTCCGGCCAGTTCCGCGATGTCAGCTCGCGCTTCTATTCGGGTCAGGGCGATATCAGCGTGACGCGCTCGGCGGTGACGGGCTTCGGCACGCACGATCTCCGCGTCGGCCTCTATGCCAGCGCCTATGGCGAGAGCAATTTCGCGGCCTATCAGGATTATCTGATCGAGCTGGCGGGCAAGCCGCGCACGCTGGACCTGATCGCCTATGGCGCCGGCGGGCAGGCGCTGGGCCGCGTCACCGACAATGGCGTGCTGCGCTACACCACCACGCTCAACCAGGGCGATACCGACGCGACGATGATCGCCTTCTACGCCAATGACAGCTGGGAGGTGGTGCGCGGACTGCGCATCGATGCCGGCATCCGCCACGAACGCTACAGCTTCAAGGGCTATGCGCTGCCCACCACCCAGCTCAATCTTGGCGATCCCACCACGCTCGCCGACGATACCACCCGCGCCTTCACCGGCCAGGTGATCAACGCCAAGCTCAAGCCCGACATCACCAACTGGACGGCGGGCGTCAATTACGACCTGACGCGGCATCTCGGCATCTATGGCCGCGCGTCGCATCTCGAGACGCCGCCCTCGACCCAGGTGACCTATACGATCGCGCCGACCATCCTCACCACCAAGGCCAATCAGTATGAAGTGGGGCTCAAGGCCGCGTTCGGCCGTTCCTATCTGTACCTGATCGGCTTCTACACAAAATATGATCCGCTCAACGCCTCGTTCGTGGCCTTCAACCCGACCACGGGCCGCAACGACCAGTCGGTGCCCTTTATCGGCCAAGCCAGCATCAAGGGGGTGGAGATCGACGGCAATGTCCAGCTGACGCGCGGCCTGTCGATCACCGGCGCGCTGACGCTCAGCGATCCCAAGTACAAGAATCTCGCCAACAGCGCGGGCGCCGATCCTTCCGCCGTCAACGGCAACCAGATCGTGCGCGAACCCAAGATCTACGGCAATGTCCGCCCCAGCTACAGCTTCGCGCTGGGCGCCAACCGGATCGAGATCTATGGCCGCTACGATTATATGGGCAAACGCTATGTCGACCTGTTCAACAACACCGCGCTGCCGGCCTTCGGCACGGTCGGCGCGGGTGTGACGGCGCGGCGCGGCGGCTGGCAGCTCCAGATCGTGGGCGACAATCTGTTCGACGCCCATGGCCTGACCGAGGGCAATACGCGCACCGACCAGCTCAGCGGGCAGGGCAGCGCCAACGCCATCTACGGCCGCCCCATTTTCGGCCGCAATCTGCGCTTCGTGCTCGGCTACGCCTGGTGA